Part of the Desulfuromonadaceae bacterium genome, ATGATATAAGCGAGATGGTCGGCGCTCAGTTGTGGCCGCGAAAGGGCGCTCGGGGCGATGGTCTCGCACTCCTGGGCGACGATCACCGGCAGCCCGCACTCCCGCACCCACGCATCATCCTGCATCTGGCTGACGACCACCGCCCGCGCACCGCTGCCGGTCAGGATTGCCGTGCGCCGCGCCAGGGGGTAGTCGGGGGCGATCGGAACATAGGCGCCCCCGGCTTTGAGAATACCGAGGAGTCCCGCCACCGCCAGTTCGCTGCGCTCCATAAGGATGGCGACCCGGTCATCCGGGGCAATCTTGACCGTGGCCGCCAGCGCCTGGGCGATCCGGTTGGCCCACTCATCCAGCCAGCGGCGGGAAAATGTCTGCCCGGCATAAATCAGCGCAATCGCGTCCGGAGCGCTGGCCACCTGATCGGCCCAGCGTTGCGGGATCGTCGCGGTGGCGGCAAACGGGTGTTCCGTGCGGTTAAGCGCCGCGAGCTGTTCTTCCTCGTCGGGGAGCAACAGGGGGAGTGCGGCCACCGGGAGCGTCGGTTGCGCGGTGACCGCATCGAGCAGCGCAGTGATGCGCGTGACCAGTTGTTCCATGGTGGCGCGCGCGAAGAGGGCGCTGGCATATTCGAGGCGACAGTGCAGTTCCCCTCCGGCGTCGATAACTTCGAAGGTCAGATCGAACATCGCCGTCGCCTTGTTGTACCGCCAGGGGGCGCAACGCTGCCCGGAGAGCTCACAGACCCGATCCTGCCCGTTCTCGAAGATGAACATGGTATCGAACAACGGGTTGCGACCGAGATCGCGTTCGACCGAGAGGGTGCGGAGGAGATCTTCGAAGGGATAACGCTGATGCTCGAAGGCCTGCAAAAAGGACCGTTGCACCTGGCGGACCAGCTCCTGAAAGGGGGTCTTTGGCACGATGGTGAGCGGCAGGGCGAGGGTGTTGGCGAACATGCCGATCACCGCTTCGAAACCGGCCGGGCGGCCATCGACCGGGATACCGATGGCAATGCGTTGTTCACCGGTGAGGCGCTGCAACAGCGCGCCGTAGGCTGCCAGCAGTAGCGAAAAGAGCGAGGTGCGCGAGGCGAGCGCCAACGCTTTGAGCGCCTGGGTCTGTGTTGCCGGGACAGTAAAGAACAGGTTGTCCCCCTGATAGCTTTGCAGTGCCGGACGTGGCTGATCGGTCGGTAACGCCAACGGCGGAACCGGCTCGCAAAATTGCGCCAGCCAGAAGGTTTCATCGTCAGGATACGCCGCCGTTGTCCGGTACTCCTTTTCGGCGGCGACAAACTCGGCGTAATGCGGCCCGGCCGGCGGCAGCGTCCGTCCCTGGGTGAGCGCCATCAGTTCGCGCATGAACGCGCTCAGGGCAAGTCCGTCGGCAACGATGTGGTGAAAATCGAAGAGGAGCAGCTGGCGCTGCTCGGCGAGTTGGCAGAGCGCCGCCCGCACCGGCACGTCGTGAGCAAGATCAAAGGGGCGGACAAAAGCGTCGATCACCTCATCGACCTCACGCCCGTCGGCAGCGCTCCGTTCCAGGGTGACCCGGTAGCGGGGGTGAAAGGTCTGGCACGGACGCTCGTCGCTGATGGTGAAGGACGCCCGCAGCGCCGGATGCCGTTCAAGAATCTGATTGATGGCCCCTTCGAGCCGGTCGCCGTCAAGCGGGGTATCAAGGACAAAGGCAAGGGGGAGATTGTAGAGGGTTTTTTCATCCGCCAGCTGATCGAAGACCAGCAGGCGCATCTGGGCGCTCGACAGTCCGGTCTCATCCGGCGCGGCGGTCGTGGTGCTGCGGGGATGCTGAAAGCGGAAGCTGAACCCCCCGTCGCGCAGACGCCGGACACTGTCGACGATAGCGGTGAAAATCTGCTCGATATCTGCCGGGGTGTGCGCCGCGCTCAGGAAGCAGATGCGCCGTTCCCAGGTGTAGATCCCCTGATCCATCAGCAGGTGAAAGAACAGATCCATTTCGATCGGGTCGAGGAGCAGACTGTTTTTCCCCAGCCCCTCAAAGCGGAACATCGAACCGAACGCGAGCAGCCGGATCGGCACGTCTTCTTCAACAAAGAAGGCGTTGGCGCGGCGGGTCAGATCATCCATGAGCGCCGCGATCCGTGCCTGCAAGGCCGTCCCCTCGTCGCGGATGGTGAGGAGGGCCGCTTTGGCCGCCGCCAGGGCGAGCGGATGTTTGACATAGGTCCCGGCGAAAAAAGTCACCTCGTCACTCGGATGGCTGTCATCGCCGTAGGACCAGTAACCGCCGTCGATGGCATTGAGAAAACGGGCATCCCCCGCCACCAGGCTCATCGGCATCCCCCCGCCGACGGCCTTGCCGTAGACCGCAATGTCGGCGCGGATGTCGAAGAGCGCCTGGGCGCCCCCCGGATGCATGCGGAAGCCGGTAATCGTCTCATCGAAGATCAGGGCAATGCCGTGCGTCGTGGTCAGTTCGCGCAGTTGACGGACAAATTCCACCGGCACCAACGCGGGGTTGCGACTTTGGACCGGCTCGACCAGCACCGCCGCGATCGTCTCGCCCTGAGCACGGAGCGCCGCCAGCGCCTCTTCGCCGCCATAATTGAATATGAGCACGTCATCGACCATTTTGCGCGGAATTCCGGCGGCGGTCGGATAGGTGCGCCCCTCGACCTGGGTCGCCAGGACGGTATCGAAGGTGCCGTGGTAGGAATTGCTGAACATAACGAGCTTCTGCCGCCCGGTCACCGCCCGGGCCACGCGGATGGCGACCATGACCGCTTCCGAGCCGGTATTGCAAAAGGCCACCCGCTCCATCCCGGTCAGCTCGCTGACCAGTTCCGCCACCTCTCCGGCCAGTTGCGACTGCGGCCCCAGTTCGAGCCCTTTTTGGAGCTGCTCTTCAATCGCCTTGATCACCTGCGGCGGACGATGACCGAGGAAGGTCACGCCGTAGCCCATGGCGATATCAATAAATTCGTTGCCGTCGATGTCGACAAAACGGGAGCCTTGCGAGCTGGCCGCGACGATCGGGTAGACCAGCTCCTTGAGACTCTGTTTGTAGCCGAGGGAGTTGATCCAGTCGGCCAGCACCCGGCGATAGCGGGCCGCCTGGGCTTTGGAAGCGGCGGTTTTACGGTTGAACGCGGCGGCAAACCCGGCAATGAAGTCGCGCTGTGCGGAACTCAGCGGATCTTCGACCAGGCGCATGGAGCGAAAATTAAAGCGTGGCTCCTCCTGCTCCTCTTGTTCCTCCTGCCGGTGGTCGATAGCTGCCTGGCGAGGCCCTGTTCCCGCCCCGCCGCCGAGCAGATCAAGCTGCCGATTGAAGAGCTCGCGCAGCGTCTCGACCTGCTGACTGAGGAGCGCGGCGACATCATTTCCGGTCGCTGCTGCTGAAACTCCCGTTGCAACCGGGTGCGCCGCTAGCGGGGCCGGTTGCGTCGCGGCGGCTGTCATGATCGGGGTTGGGGGCGGAAGAGTGGCGGCGAGGTGCGCCGCGATTTTGTCGAGGCTGTCGAACTGTTCGTAGAATTGCCCGAGCGGAATATTGACAGCAAAACGGCTCTCGATCTGCTGGCGAATCTGCACCAGCATCAGCGAATCGATCCCGAGCTCGAAGAGGTTGGCGGCGCAATCGATATCGTCCGCTTCCCGCCAGGTGACCTTGTGGACAATCTCCAGCAGGGCCGTGGTGACCTTTTGTCTGGCGTCGGCGGGGGATGCCGTTACGGTGATCGTTGCCGGGGTGCTTCCTTGTTGCGGGGGCGCGGTTTGGGACATGGCGGCAAACCCTTCCGGTAGATGCTGATGACGATGGTCAAACGGGTAGTTCGGGAGCGGCACCCGGTGCGCGGCAAAGGGCGCAAAGACGTTCCGCCAGGCGACGGGGATTCCGCGCAGATAGAGTTCCTTGAGCGCTTCCATGATCACCAGCAGGTCCGACCGGGTGCGCCCCGCCGTCTGCAGTAACGCCGGTCCGCCCTTTTGCCCTGCGGGTGCCTGCGCCCGAATGATGCTGCTCAGCACCGACGACGGGCCAAGTTCGATGAATATCTCGGCACCGCAGTCACGGGCGGAGTCGAGGCAACGGGCAAAGTTGACCGGACTGCGCAGATGGGTACGCCAATAGTCGGCACTGAACGTTTCGCCGGGGGCGAACGCTTCCCCGGTGAGGCTGCTCAGCACCGGGATGGTCGGCGACCGGTAGTCGATGGTGGCGCAAAATGCGGCAAAATCATCAAGAATCGGTTCGATGAAGCAGCAATGAGACGCGAAGTGGATAGCGAGCGGCTGAAATTCAATCCCCGCCGTTGCCAGACGCTCACCGAAGGTCGCGAGGGAGGCCTCTTCCCCGGCGATGACAATATTGTTCGGGCCGTTGATCACGGCGATGTCGAGTTCGGGCGCGTGCCGGAGTTCTTCGCTCAGGGTTGTCTGATCGGTAAAAACCGTCACCATCCGCCCCTGCACCGGCAGAGAACTGGTCAGCTCGCCGCGCTTGATGATCAGCCGCACGGTGTCCTCCAGCGAAATGGCCCCGCAGAGGGCGGCAACGATATATTCTCCCAGACTGTGCCCGATCAGCAGGTCCGGCGTAACCCCCCAGCTGCGCCAGAGGTTGAAAGCCCCCCAGGCAAAAGCCAGATAACTCAGTTGCGCGTAGGGACTGCTGTCGATCTGGCCGGTTGGGGCGTCGGTTGGCGGATAGAGGATCGCCGCGACCGCAAACCCGTGCGCGGCACAGATGGCGGTGCAGTCGTCGACCGCCGTCCGAAAGGCCGGCCAGGTGTCGTAGAGCTCGCGCCCCATCGCGGCATACTGGGTGCCGTGACCGGGGAGGAGCATGGCGATTTTGCCTGCGCCACGGGAGCTGAGACGGGTTATCCCTTCCCCGCGAGCGACTCCGGCCAGCCGTTTCAGAAGGGCATCCTGAGCGCTGACCACGGTGGCGATCCGGTAGGGATGGTGGTCGCGGGTGGTCAATTGCGAGAGGCTGAGGTTGGGATCGCAAAGGAGCTCTCCCGCCTCAATCCACTCAAGGTAGTCAGCGGCGAGTTGGCACAACGAACTTTCATTCTTGGCCGAGAGGGTGAAGAGACGATGTTCCAGCGGTTGCGATGGCGTGGAGAGCGCCGCCGGAACAGGGCCTTGTTCGACGATCAGGTGAGCGTTGGTGCCGCTGAAACCGAAGGCGCTGACCCCTGCCATCAGCGGTTGACGACCGCTGAGCGCGGTTGGCGACAGCGAGGCGTGCAACGGGATATGTTGCCAGTCGATGTGGGGTGAGGGCTGTTGCAGATGGCAGATACCGGGACTTTCACCCTGATTGAGTGCCATAATGGTTTTGATGACCCCGGCGACCCCGGCACACGCTTCGAGATGCCCCAGTTGACTCTTCAAGGCGCCGAGGACGACGGGGGGCAAGGCCGGGTCGCGCCCGCTGAAGACTTCAGCCAGCGCCGCGACCTCGATCGGATCCCCCAGCGGGGTGCCGGTACCGTGGGTTTCGATCAGGCTGATATCGTCAACACCGAGACCGGCATTCGCCAGCGCCTGACCGACCAGCTCGCGTTGGGCGGCGCCGTTGGGGGCGGTCAGGCCGTTGCTGCGACCATCCTGATTGACGGCGGAACCGCGAATCGTTGCGAGGATGCGGTCTCCGCCGGCGAGCGCTTCGTCGTAACGCTTCAGCACCAGCAGGGCACACCCTTCACCGCGGGCATAACCGTCGGCGGCGGCGCTGAAGCTTTTACAGCTGCCGGTCGGGGAGAGGGCTCCCAACGCCCGCATAATGTCGAACAGGCGGCGATTCAGAATCAGGTTAACCCCCCCGGCCAGAGCCAGTTCGCAGTCGCCGCTCTGCAAGGCGCGGGTTGCCTGGTGCAACGCCACCAGCGACGACGAGCAGGCGGTATCGATCGAAATCGCCGGGCCCCTGAAGTCATGCACATAACTGAGGCGGCCACTGGCGGTATTGTACATGTTGCCAGTCGCGGCGTAGGGTGAATTGAAGGTGTGATCCCCCGTCAGCTCTTTGAAATCTTCAGAACTGATGCCGAGAAAAACCCCCACGTTTTTCCCGCGCAGTGCTCCGGGGGCGATCATGGCATTTTCCAGCGCATGGGTGGAGACTTCGAGCAGCAGGCGCTGTTGCGGATCAAGCTGTTGTGCCTCAGCGGCGGAAATATTGAAGTAGCCCGCGTCAAAGTCCCAGATGCTTTGCTTCAGATAGCCGGCGATTTCATCCGCCAGCCACGGGCGGTCGCTCGGCGGTCGGTCGATGGCATTGCGTCCGGCGTGCAGAAACCCGGTGAGCGCGGCGGGAGTGTCCAGCCCGGCCGGGAAGCGAAACGCCATGCCGATGATGGCGATCGACTCATGGGGTGAAGATATGCGGCGCGACGCGGGCGGCTTCTTGGTCGTCGCCTGCAACCCGGCCTTGAAATCGGCGACCAGCGGGTGCCGAAAGAAAAAATCAGGGGCGATTCGCACCCCGAGGCGCTCGCCCAGTGTCGTTGACAATTTCAGAATCTGCAGCGATGAAATACCCAACTCAAACCAGCTGGTTTCAGCTGTCAATACCGGCGGCTGCCCGAGCATCTGCTCCAGTTCATCGGCCAGAACGACGGCGGGATCTGCCGCCGTCACAGTGGTCGGCACAGACTGCCGCGGGGCACGGGCAAGTTCAGCGGCGAGCTTGTCGAGTCGCTCGAACTCGTCGCAGTCCTTTTCCATCAGGTCAACAACTTGTGCCGTGGCTCCGTAATGGGCGATGTCGGCCCGTAAACCAAGGCTCAATGCGGAGTGCGGACTGATTTCGATAAAATGAGTCGGAACTTCCGCGGTCAACAGCTGCTCCAGCGCCTGGCTGAAGAGCACCGGTTGGCGGATATGTTCGCTCCAGTAGGCGGCGTCCCAGGGGCCGCTGAAGCGTTTCCCGGTCAGGGCTGAATAATAAGGACAGTTTGGCGTTGCGGACGTGGTTCCGGCAATCTCTCTTTGAAAGGTTTCGAGGCAGGGATCGAGATATAGGCTGTGAAAGGCGGTGCTGGTCCGCAATGCGCGACAGAAGCAGTGCTTCTTTTCAAGTTGTCGGGCAAGTTTTTTCAGGCTTTTGGGCGCTCCGCTGAAAACGACAGAAGCATGACTGTTGAATGCGGCAACTGTGACCTGCGGATATGCCGCCACCAATTCGCGTGCCCGCTCGTGGGAAATGGCCGCGAACAACATCCCCCCCTGCCCCGCCGCCGCCATGATCACCCGGAGTTGCTCCATCACCAGATTGACGGCCGCACTATCGGTCAGAACGCCCGCGCAACAGGCGGCCGCGACTTCACCGGAACTATGGCCGATGACGCCAGCGGGGCAAATGCCGCGACTCGCCAGCGATCTGGTCAGGGCGACCTGATAGGTAAAGGTCAGCAGGTGGGAAATGTCGGATTGGTCGATTTGCGGCTGCTTGACCTGACGCATGAGGTCAAGAACCGAGGGGCTTCCGGCTGCAACAAAGAGTGTATCGAGTGCCGTGACCTGTTCGTTAAAAACCGGCTCGGCATCGAGCAGCGTGCGCCCCATTCCGGCCCACTGGGCACCAATACCAGGGAAAACGAAAATTGTTTTAGCCAAGACAATGCCTTTCAACGGGATCTGAATTGGATTACTGCAGTGAACAATCGTGGATCGGCACGTCTCCCTCAGGCAAAATGAAGGCACCATCCCTGACCTGCATCAGGTAAAAAGTTTCCCCTGCCATATCCCCGTTCTCGGTGAAATGAATGGCACCTTTAGCCAATTCCCAACTCTCCTGAAAACGGATATAGGAAAAGAGCGCGGAAGCTTCCAGCGTTCCGGTCTTGCGTACGGCCTCGGCAAAGAGGAGGATGCCGTCGTAACCCTCACGCGCCCAGAGATCGGGATGTTCCCCATACTTTTGTCGGAAACTGCTGTAGAATTTCGCGGCAACTCCGGTGTGTTTCGCTTCCACCGGAATGAGCTTTTGCGCACCTTGCGGGCCTTCGCCTGCAACGCTCCAGTTGGCCATCGACTTGAGTGGCGAAAGGATCTTCACCCCCTCCCCGGCGAGGCCGAGAACTTCCGGGGTACTGCTTCGAATCAGGCCTGAATTCCCGTAGAGATCAGCATTGATTCCGAACTCATGAATCTGTTTCAGCAATTGGGGCATCTGCTCAAAGCTGACGGTCAGATAAATGACATCAGCTTGTTCAAATTTGTCATCGACCAGCACCTGCCGGAAATCGTTAACCCAACTGGGGACGATCCGCTCCGTCGTCTCTTCCCCGCCGCGCGCCTTAAAGGCATTGATCAGCTCGGCGGAACTGCCTGTCGAATATTCCGACTGGTCCTGAATGATGGCCAGTTTTTTATACTCACGGCAGGCCAGGTGTTTAGCCAGCGCTTCAATATAATCACTGGTGTTGAAGTGTGGACGTACGGCATGCTTAAACGAGTAGTTGGTAAGGGTCGGGGTCTCAACCCCGACCATGACATAAAAGAGATTTTTTGATTGTGTTGCAACGAGTGTATCGAGAGCCAGCCCGGAAAAATAGGAGCCAACCAGGGCATGAAACGAGGGATCGCGACTGATCTTGCGTGACAGTTCGGCATTCAGGACAGCATCGCCGCGGTTATCAAAATATACCGCCCGCAGCGGTTTGCCACGCAGTCCACCATTGGCGTTGATCTCTGCAATAGCCAGGTCCACCCCTTCACGAAAATAAACCGGCGGACGGCCAGTCAGGGTAAAGGGCCACAAAATGGCGATTTTCACTTCCTCAACGGCAGCAACCTGAGTAGCGCGCTGGTCGATAATCCGAGCGTCACGACTGTGAATCCAGACTTGCCAGAGAATGAAAACGGCAAGCAGCACAACGCTGTTGCGAAACAATTTCAGCATAACTATTTAACCGCCGGGGCAGACTCACCGGTATTGAGAATAACCGGCAAGCCTTCCTTTCCTGAGCCGATCACCACAACTTTGGCATTGTTCGACGTGGCGAGACCGAGTGTTGCTTCAACCCCCTTCCAGGCCAAAACGTTGTCATTCAGCGAAGAGGAAACGATGTCGTTGTAGGCCTTGATCCCGCCAGCCTCAATGATCTTACGTCGCGCCTCTTTCTCTTCACGAATGATTTTAAAATCATAGGCCTTGGCCAGTTGCTCCTGCTCCAGCTTGAGCTGAATGGCTGCAACGATTTTTTCGGGGAGAATGATTTCGCGAATAACAAAACTTTCCATCAGGATAAAGCGCCGCATAACCTTTTCCAGTGAATCTTTGAGGATCCCCTCGACCACACCGCGCTTTTGGGAATAGAGTTCTTCGGCAGTATATTGCCCAACGGTTTGCCTGACCACATCTTCCGTCTGCGGAATGACAACCTTTTCAAGATATTCCGGCCCGACATGTTTGTGCAGCAGCCCCAATGTCTGGTAGAGAGGACGATAGCGGATCGCCAATGTCAACTTCACCGGCAAACCGCGACTGGTAAGAGCCTGGAAGTTCCGGTACTCGGTTTGAACCCGCACGTTATAGACCTGCATCTTGTCCCAGGGAGCAATAATATGAAACCCTTCACCATAAACCGTGTCGGTCACCGTCCCGCCAAAGAAGCGTTGATAGAGTACCCCCGCCTCACCGGCAGGAATGGTGATAAAAATTCTCGGCCAGAAGAAAAGAATAGACATCAGCAGGATGCCGACAATCAAGATCAGGCTCGGCAGGTTGTCACGAATCTTTCCTTTAATTCGTTCTCGTCTTGTTGCCATCACGCAGTATCAC contains:
- a CDS encoding amino acid adenylation domain-containing protein — encoded protein: MAKTIFVFPGIGAQWAGMGRTLLDAEPVFNEQVTALDTLFVAAGSPSVLDLMRQVKQPQIDQSDISHLLTFTYQVALTRSLASRGICPAGVIGHSSGEVAAACCAGVLTDSAAVNLVMEQLRVIMAAAGQGGMLFAAISHERARELVAAYPQVTVAAFNSHASVVFSGAPKSLKKLARQLEKKHCFCRALRTSTAFHSLYLDPCLETFQREIAGTTSATPNCPYYSALTGKRFSGPWDAAYWSEHIRQPVLFSQALEQLLTAEVPTHFIEISPHSALSLGLRADIAHYGATAQVVDLMEKDCDEFERLDKLAAELARAPRQSVPTTVTAADPAVVLADELEQMLGQPPVLTAETSWFELGISSLQILKLSTTLGERLGVRIAPDFFFRHPLVADFKAGLQATTKKPPASRRISSPHESIAIIGMAFRFPAGLDTPAALTGFLHAGRNAIDRPPSDRPWLADEIAGYLKQSIWDFDAGYFNISAAEAQQLDPQQRLLLEVSTHALENAMIAPGALRGKNVGVFLGISSEDFKELTGDHTFNSPYAATGNMYNTASGRLSYVHDFRGPAISIDTACSSSLVALHQATRALQSGDCELALAGGVNLILNRRLFDIMRALGALSPTGSCKSFSAAADGYARGEGCALLVLKRYDEALAGGDRILATIRGSAVNQDGRSNGLTAPNGAAQRELVGQALANAGLGVDDISLIETHGTGTPLGDPIEVAALAEVFSGRDPALPPVVLGALKSQLGHLEACAGVAGVIKTIMALNQGESPGICHLQQPSPHIDWQHIPLHASLSPTALSGRQPLMAGVSAFGFSGTNAHLIVEQGPVPAALSTPSQPLEHRLFTLSAKNESSLCQLAADYLEWIEAGELLCDPNLSLSQLTTRDHHPYRIATVVSAQDALLKRLAGVARGEGITRLSSRGAGKIAMLLPGHGTQYAAMGRELYDTWPAFRTAVDDCTAICAAHGFAVAAILYPPTDAPTGQIDSSPYAQLSYLAFAWGAFNLWRSWGVTPDLLIGHSLGEYIVAALCGAISLEDTVRLIIKRGELTSSLPVQGRMVTVFTDQTTLSEELRHAPELDIAVINGPNNIVIAGEEASLATFGERLATAGIEFQPLAIHFASHCCFIEPILDDFAAFCATIDYRSPTIPVLSSLTGEAFAPGETFSADYWRTHLRSPVNFARCLDSARDCGAEIFIELGPSSVLSSIIRAQAPAGQKGGPALLQTAGRTRSDLLVIMEALKELYLRGIPVAWRNVFAPFAAHRVPLPNYPFDHRHQHLPEGFAAMSQTAPPQQGSTPATITVTASPADARQKVTTALLEIVHKVTWREADDIDCAANLFELGIDSLMLVQIRQQIESRFAVNIPLGQFYEQFDSLDKIAAHLAATLPPPTPIMTAAATQPAPLAAHPVATGVSAAATGNDVAALLSQQVETLRELFNRQLDLLGGGAGTGPRQAAIDHRQEEQEEQEEPRFNFRSMRLVEDPLSSAQRDFIAGFAAAFNRKTAASKAQAARYRRVLADWINSLGYKQSLKELVYPIVAASSQGSRFVDIDGNEFIDIAMGYGVTFLGHRPPQVIKAIEEQLQKGLELGPQSQLAGEVAELVSELTGMERVAFCNTGSEAVMVAIRVARAVTGRQKLVMFSNSYHGTFDTVLATQVEGRTYPTAAGIPRKMVDDVLIFNYGGEEALAALRAQGETIAAVLVEPVQSRNPALVPVEFVRQLRELTTTHGIALIFDETITGFRMHPGGAQALFDIRADIAVYGKAVGGGMPMSLVAGDARFLNAIDGGYWSYGDDSHPSDEVTFFAGTYVKHPLALAAAKAALLTIRDEGTALQARIAALMDDLTRRANAFFVEEDVPIRLLAFGSMFRFEGLGKNSLLLDPIEMDLFFHLLMDQGIYTWERRICFLSAAHTPADIEQIFTAIVDSVRRLRDGGFSFRFQHPRSTTTAAPDETGLSSAQMRLLVFDQLADEKTLYNLPLAFVLDTPLDGDRLEGAINQILERHPALRASFTISDERPCQTFHPRYRVTLERSAADGREVDEVIDAFVRPFDLAHDVPVRAALCQLAEQRQLLLFDFHHIVADGLALSAFMRELMALTQGRTLPPAGPHYAEFVAAEKEYRTTAAYPDDETFWLAQFCEPVPPLALPTDQPRPALQSYQGDNLFFTVPATQTQALKALALASRTSLFSLLLAAYGALLQRLTGEQRIAIGIPVDGRPAGFEAVIGMFANTLALPLTIVPKTPFQELVRQVQRSFLQAFEHQRYPFEDLLRTLSVERDLGRNPLFDTMFIFENGQDRVCELSGQRCAPWRYNKATAMFDLTFEVIDAGGELHCRLEYASALFARATMEQLVTRITALLDAVTAQPTLPVAALPLLLPDEEEQLAALNRTEHPFAATATIPQRWADQVASAPDAIALIYAGQTFSRRWLDEWANRIAQALAATVKIAPDDRVAILMERSELAVAGLLGILKAGGAYVPIAPDYPLARRTAILTGSGARAVVVSQMQDDAWVRECGLPVIVAQECETIAPSALSRPQLSADHLAYIMFTSGSTGAPKGVMICHRNVIAMTENLSRIYGVGADDTLLAVTTFTFDISVLEIFSCLLTGTRIVLASDDDNLSITPLAELLATHQVTAFQTTPSRLKLMLEVSGAAAVPATLKTLLIGGEAFPSDLFARLRTSSTRIFNVYGPTETTIWSTSALLNGKEQPTIGTPLLNEQVYILDRNRQPVPPGVVGELYIGGEGVGRGYLGMAELTAKKFITPPWAPTVRLYATGDLARLRADGELECLGRSDDQIKLRGYRIELQEIENRLVTHAAIQHAAVRTITDPATGEVRDLAAYFTLQGGAEQPGVDELREHLSSWLPPYMLPAAYHCLEKMPLNLSGKIDRKALPAATAPPLADKTAQRPPTGPTETVLLEIMSQVLDNPAIGVDDNFFSCGGDSIRAILVAARSKDAGFPLAVRQIFTCPTVSALAAELDSAVHLSKETKEEHRNRSPLDSAAAYVSNETSQSLPLTPVQEGMLFHALFDEDSSAYINQARFSVQTALDPERVRQVWQALTDHHAMLRTRFVAVKTPQPYQQVLHDHRAALRVEDLSALEPDRQSAQVEILCAAERTRFPALGSEPPTGILLIRRGPHDWDIVWSFHHALFDGWSIAILLRDFMALCQGKTLPAPHIDFNQFLVWLDEQDDAAALNFWQRYLANAPVLTLFSATSPATTYVPGEHGLTLGGADFDTLKAVGGKAGVTVNSLLQAAWAIVLCHHSGQHDIIFGTTVSGRPVDLAGIEDMVGLFINTLPTRVRVPIDDVAVIDLARTIQEQALAATPHQHVNLAQIQTTKGQALFDHLLIFENYPLAAGVQELLSVTGTTVGIGAVSFFEHTHYPLELNVVPGDQLEIIFRYNTAQVNAAEVQQLARQLDTVLRQVAAEPAVLLAALNLAKVAPRNVPTTAHSVMAPPATTHLTAETPAALDVAAMADLFARILGYEKYGADADFFGHGGHSLKVVRLAGLIWQERQVAVPLRTIYAHPTPRALAAALQQLQRSRALPLQALPAADSYPLTAGQKGLWLFQQLSKDSSAYHTLGSYLLEGPLAPQALAAAVTAVATRHESLRTGFEVIGGEPRQTVFAPPAQLLEIVPLDPDDATEEGIRNEILARLMTPFDLQHPPLFRATLLCLAPDRHILSLIFHHIISDGWSDAILARDLSHYYQTTLSGEGAELPPLTCHYRDVAQAQQLLLQGERGQELQRFWHGQLTGEPERPGLLHDFPRPPQRAGEGARHAFTLGSEAAALRQLAHDCQVTPFIVLQALLKLLIHAVTGADDLIVGVPSANRSHPDTQGIVGYFLNLLPVRSRIEVDVTFKEFVATVNRTTLAAFDHQEYPFSCMVADQQIPKSLNQHPLFDIMLVFHNNEPVRFDFANVSCTPFFETSTTSRFDLDFEFFDNAQLDGFIEYDSELYRAPSVEKIAAALVFLVSACHARPEATLSQLALECCQFLGIDEDNLVQEMNQIEDDF
- a CDS encoding ABC transporter substrate-binding protein, which gives rise to MLKLFRNSVVLLAVFILWQVWIHSRDARIIDQRATQVAAVEEVKIAILWPFTLTGRPPVYFREGVDLAIAEINANGGLRGKPLRAVYFDNRGDAVLNAELSRKISRDPSFHALVGSYFSGLALDTLVATQSKNLFYVMVGVETPTLTNYSFKHAVRPHFNTSDYIEALAKHLACREYKKLAIIQDQSEYSTGSSAELINAFKARGGEETTERIVPSWVNDFRQVLVDDKFEQADVIYLTVSFEQMPQLLKQIHEFGINADLYGNSGLIRSSTPEVLGLAGEGVKILSPLKSMANWSVAGEGPQGAQKLIPVEAKHTGVAAKFYSSFRQKYGEHPDLWAREGYDGILLFAEAVRKTGTLEASALFSYIRFQESWELAKGAIHFTENGDMAGETFYLMQVRDGAFILPEGDVPIHDCSLQ
- a CDS encoding prohibitin family protein: MATRRERIKGKIRDNLPSLILIVGILLMSILFFWPRIFITIPAGEAGVLYQRFFGGTVTDTVYGEGFHIIAPWDKMQVYNVRVQTEYRNFQALTSRGLPVKLTLAIRYRPLYQTLGLLHKHVGPEYLEKVVIPQTEDVVRQTVGQYTAEELYSQKRGVVEGILKDSLEKVMRRFILMESFVIREIILPEKIVAAIQLKLEQEQLAKAYDFKIIREEKEARRKIIEAGGIKAYNDIVSSSLNDNVLAWKGVEATLGLATSNNAKVVVIGSGKEGLPVILNTGESAPAVK